From Spirosoma agri, one genomic window encodes:
- a CDS encoding GntR family transcriptional regulator produces the protein MLRHIKLNDYSNTPKYQQIYNSIVEGIENRDIIPGDKLPSIHELCAEFDVAKGTIERAYELLKENEIIEAVRGKGYYIKYTKAGRNLKIFLLFNKLSAHKKIIYDSFVELLGPGVAIDFFIYNNDFRLFRDLIERQARNHTHYVIIGHFYEGGEKASELINSLPKHKLVILDKLQEGVSGQYAAVFQNFEKDLYQALTDALPLLKKYETLSILFPSYTYHPKAILNGFYKFCYEHNFKTHVIDNIQQEVIQPKHAYINLMEDDLVELIKKIKMTPYVVGQEVGILSYNETPLKEFLLEGITVMSTDFAQMGRTAAQLVLDTSVEHVENPFQLIVRKSL, from the coding sequence ATGCTCAGACACATCAAACTCAACGACTATTCGAACACACCAAAGTATCAGCAGATTTATAATTCCATTGTGGAGGGTATCGAAAATCGGGACATCATTCCCGGCGATAAATTACCGTCGATTCACGAGTTGTGCGCTGAGTTCGACGTGGCCAAAGGGACGATAGAGCGTGCTTACGAACTCCTGAAAGAGAACGAAATCATTGAAGCCGTCCGAGGAAAAGGGTACTATATCAAGTATACGAAAGCAGGTCGCAATCTTAAAATTTTTCTATTATTCAATAAGCTCAGTGCGCATAAAAAGATCATCTATGATTCGTTCGTCGAGTTACTGGGGCCGGGCGTCGCGATCGATTTTTTCATTTACAACAATGACTTCCGACTGTTCCGTGATTTGATCGAGCGGCAGGCCCGCAATCACACCCACTACGTTATTATCGGGCATTTTTATGAAGGCGGAGAAAAAGCCAGTGAACTGATTAACAGCTTACCCAAACATAAACTGGTCATTCTGGACAAACTTCAGGAAGGCGTATCCGGGCAGTACGCAGCCGTATTTCAGAACTTTGAAAAAGACCTCTACCAGGCGTTGACCGATGCACTCCCACTCCTGAAAAAATACGAGACGCTAAGTATTCTTTTCCCTTCCTACACCTATCATCCAAAAGCGATTCTGAATGGATTTTATAAGTTTTGTTATGAACACAACTTCAAAACCCACGTCATTGACAACATCCAGCAGGAGGTCATTCAGCCGAAGCATGCCTACATTAATCTTATGGAAGACGATCTCGTGGAGCTTATTAAAAAAATCAAGATGACGCCCTACGTTGTTGGCCAGGAGGTAGGCATTCTATCCTACAACGAGACGCCACTGAAAGAATTTTTGCTGGAAGGAATCACGGTTATGTCCACTGATTTTGCCCAAATGGGTCGAACGGCAGCCCAGCTGGTACTAGACACGAGTGTCGAACACGTCGAAAATCCTTTTCAACTCATTGTACGTAAATCGTTATAA
- a CDS encoding SusC/RagA family TonB-linked outer membrane protein, with translation MNGPVNKRLQVISVVADISVSGKVVDEKGAELPGVSVIVKGTTQGTTTDGTGSFKISVPNAQSTLVFSFVGYGRKEVVIGSQTDLTVTLAPDDQTLNEVVVVGYGSQLKKELTGAVQTISAQEIKDLPVSQIGQKLQGRLAGVQINQATGKPGQGISIRIRGQVSVSAGSDPLYVVDGFPITGNIAQLNPDEIEDLSVLKDAASTSLYGSRAANGVVLITTKKGKPGQTNISFNAFAGVQQVPMRGRVKMLDAVQFAQFKKEYYEDQLQAVPTEFQNPAQYEGKNNDWYDALLRQAPIQSYNLSISNNTGKANTSLVAGIFNQDGVVLNNKYKRYSLRMNSNYNLSDRVTIGFNVAPSYVYDNTPRTDGDRGTGILFNALHTWPVMPIYDANGELTKFNQFPASTGNIFQYPNWLRAAKELINETKNTNLLANAYIQYRPITGLTLRSTMNIEYQNSKFFFFNPSTATSAINVPIPTTAVSIRQGLENTSWLNENLATYTRSFNDHNFELLAGFTNQWFRQEFNRIQADTYADDRLPTIQGALNINRGGTQNGINQWALTSYLSRLTYNYKGKYLFTAAVRADGSSRFGANNQFGTFPSASVGWVLSDENFLKPIQAVSFAKVRASYGVIGNNNIGNYTSYALVNNTTNAVFGSTVATGAVVTSLANPNLGWETTKQFDIGLDLGLFNDRIQFIYDFYTKRTTNLLYAVQVPQESGFTNFNDNIGEIKFWGHEFSLTTKNTTGRLKWTTNANISFNRNLVVALAPGIDRVYGSTGFHITQVGKPFGQFYGLVKEGYYTSAEQLRSSPIIPGRSAIGTIKFKDINGDGVITNGGDADDRTILGSPFPKFTYGITNDLKYGNFDFSITGSGSYGNQLWVRHLYSTANLDGVFNMVEGVKDRFRVQNTIVNGVGVATNIITQGAGMFGATNNGGNYTGIERDWHSSQFLADASFFTIKNITLGYNIGAVNKLFKSARVYASAQQVYIFTKYWGGPNPETSGNATGDGPGDNLSQGVDYSNYPVPRTFTLGVNLNF, from the coding sequence ATGAACGGTCCTGTAAACAAACGATTGCAGGTGATTTCAGTTGTCGCGGACATAAGCGTGTCGGGAAAAGTAGTCGATGAAAAAGGAGCTGAACTGCCGGGCGTGAGTGTAATTGTGAAAGGAACCACGCAGGGGACCACAACCGACGGAACGGGTAGTTTCAAAATCTCGGTGCCTAACGCACAGTCAACGCTGGTCTTCAGCTTTGTGGGGTATGGGCGCAAGGAAGTGGTAATTGGTAGCCAGACGGACTTGACGGTTACACTGGCCCCCGATGATCAGACCCTGAACGAAGTGGTCGTTGTAGGCTATGGTAGTCAGTTGAAGAAAGAATTGACGGGCGCTGTTCAGACGATTAGTGCGCAGGAAATCAAAGACTTACCGGTTTCTCAGATCGGACAAAAACTCCAGGGCCGGTTGGCGGGCGTTCAGATCAACCAGGCTACCGGCAAACCGGGTCAGGGCATCAGCATCCGTATTCGGGGTCAGGTATCGGTTTCGGCGGGCAGTGATCCGCTTTACGTAGTCGATGGGTTCCCGATAACGGGGAATATTGCCCAGCTTAACCCCGATGAAATTGAGGATCTGTCGGTATTGAAAGATGCCGCTTCAACGTCGCTTTATGGTTCGCGGGCGGCCAACGGGGTAGTGCTGATCACCACCAAAAAGGGAAAACCTGGGCAGACCAATATTAGTTTTAACGCGTTTGCCGGGGTGCAGCAGGTGCCGATGAGAGGTCGGGTAAAAATGCTTGATGCCGTTCAGTTTGCTCAATTTAAAAAAGAATATTACGAAGACCAGTTGCAGGCTGTACCGACTGAATTTCAGAATCCGGCACAATACGAAGGCAAAAACAACGACTGGTATGATGCGCTGCTCCGACAAGCACCCATCCAGAGCTACAACCTGAGCATTTCCAATAATACGGGAAAGGCCAACACGTCGCTGGTCGCTGGTATTTTCAATCAGGATGGGGTGGTGCTCAACAACAAATACAAACGGTACTCGCTGCGCATGAACTCGAACTACAACCTGTCGGATCGGGTCACGATTGGTTTTAACGTAGCGCCTTCGTATGTGTACGACAATACCCCGCGTACTGATGGCGATCGCGGAACCGGGATTCTGTTCAACGCGCTCCACACCTGGCCCGTCATGCCCATTTACGATGCCAATGGCGAATTAACCAAGTTTAACCAGTTTCCGGCCAGTACGGGTAATATTTTCCAGTATCCAAACTGGTTGCGAGCCGCCAAGGAGCTGATCAACGAAACCAAGAACACCAACCTGCTGGCGAATGCGTATATTCAGTATCGCCCGATCACGGGGTTGACTCTCCGGTCGACGATGAACATCGAATACCAGAATTCTAAATTCTTCTTCTTTAACCCTTCGACGGCCACCAGTGCCATCAACGTACCGATTCCAACCACGGCTGTTTCGATTCGGCAGGGACTGGAAAATACATCCTGGCTGAATGAAAATCTGGCGACCTACACCCGTAGTTTCAACGATCATAACTTCGAGTTGCTGGCTGGTTTTACCAACCAGTGGTTTCGGCAGGAATTCAACCGTATCCAGGCCGATACGTATGCCGATGACCGACTGCCAACCATCCAGGGGGCGCTCAACATCAACCGGGGTGGTACACAAAACGGGATCAATCAGTGGGCGCTAACGTCCTACCTGTCTCGTCTGACGTATAATTACAAAGGCAAGTACCTGTTCACGGCGGCTGTTCGGGCAGATGGCTCGTCTCGCTTTGGCGCGAACAACCAGTTCGGTACGTTCCCATCGGCTTCGGTTGGCTGGGTACTGTCGGATGAGAATTTCCTGAAGCCCATCCAGGCCGTTTCGTTCGCTAAAGTTCGGGCCAGCTACGGCGTAATCGGTAATAACAACATCGGTAACTACACGTCCTACGCCCTGGTGAACAACACGACCAATGCCGTTTTTGGCAGTACCGTAGCCACCGGAGCCGTTGTAACGTCGCTGGCTAACCCAAACCTCGGCTGGGAAACGACAAAACAGTTTGACATTGGCCTTGACCTGGGTCTGTTCAACGATCGTATCCAGTTCATCTACGATTTCTACACGAAGCGTACGACCAATCTGCTCTACGCCGTACAGGTTCCGCAGGAATCGGGTTTCACTAATTTCAACGATAACATTGGCGAAATTAAGTTCTGGGGTCATGAATTCTCGCTGACAACCAAAAATACGACCGGTCGACTGAAATGGACAACCAACGCCAATATCTCGTTTAACCGGAATCTGGTCGTCGCACTGGCTCCGGGTATCGACCGGGTATATGGTAGTACGGGCTTCCACATCACGCAGGTCGGTAAGCCCTTCGGCCAGTTCTATGGGTTGGTTAAAGAAGGCTATTACACGAGTGCTGAACAGCTCAGATCATCACCCATCATTCCGGGACGTTCGGCCATCGGCACCATCAAGTTCAAAGACATCAACGGCGACGGCGTTATCACGAACGGTGGCGATGCGGATGATCGGACGATTCTTGGCAGCCCTTTCCCGAAATTTACGTATGGTATCACCAATGATCTGAAATATGGCAACTTCGATTTCTCGATCACAGGGTCCGGCTCTTACGGAAACCAGCTATGGGTTCGCCACTTGTACAGCACAGCCAACCTGGATGGGGTGTTCAACATGGTTGAAGGTGTAAAAGACCGCTTCCGGGTTCAGAATACTATAGTCAACGGTGTTGGCGTAGCAACGAACATAATTACGCAGGGAGCCGGTATGTTCGGCGCAACCAACAACGGCGGTAACTACACGGGTATTGAGCGCGACTGGCATAGTTCGCAGTTTTTGGCTGATGCGTCATTCTTCACCATCAAGAACATAACGCTGGGCTACAACATCGGGGCGGTCAACAAGCTCTTTAAATCAGCGCGGGTCTATGCGTCGGCTCAACAGGTCTACATATTCACGAAATACTGGGGCGGTCCGAATCCGGAAACCAGCGGAAACGCAACCGGCGACGGACCTGGCGACAATTTGAGTCAGGGCGTCGATTACTCGAATTACCCGGTTCCGCGTACGTTCACGCTCGGCGTTAACCTGAACTTTTAA
- a CDS encoding RagB/SusD family nutrient uptake outer membrane protein, with translation MKRKYIATWLLGLALTGCTKDFLTVIPETALSSATFFKTEADFQQAVNGAYVPFRQMYNERAWVLEEMHSDNTYYARNTLYGAVDPTENVADFAVPTANGVTANDNVLVQYRLNYVIISRANQILSLIDGITFSTDAVKNNLKGQAQFLRAFAYFDLVRLFGKVPLHLVPITGREDAALPLSTTDEIYAQIEKDALAASTALPNKATQEQGRATSGAAKTLLANLYLTQKKWSQVEALTKDIVAKDGYALVPDYNNAFSFTSTNKNNQESVFEIQYMEGAAGYNGNQIYRFLPSPISAAEIAPITGTSNPQPTSQESNNIPTPDLIAAYEDGDKRKDISIGYVTLSGSLRTDQKYPYIKKYARTHSLNQNTGQNWPVYRYAEVLLFLAESLNEQGKTAEAATYLNQVRNRAGLGASKATSQADMREAIFKERRVELAFENKRWFDLTRTGRVKEIIGAYGAKVKANPAAYYFPSGAVPPPNAFTVLDDYYGLPAVEAALTPYF, from the coding sequence ATGAAACGTAAGTATATAGCGACCTGGCTTTTAGGACTTGCCCTGACCGGTTGCACCAAAGATTTCTTAACTGTAATTCCCGAAACCGCGCTAAGCTCAGCAACGTTCTTCAAGACCGAAGCTGACTTTCAACAGGCTGTTAATGGGGCTTATGTACCGTTTCGGCAGATGTATAACGAGCGGGCGTGGGTGCTGGAAGAAATGCATTCCGACAATACGTATTATGCCCGAAATACGCTTTACGGAGCGGTTGATCCAACCGAGAACGTGGCTGATTTTGCGGTTCCGACAGCGAACGGCGTTACGGCCAATGATAACGTACTGGTTCAGTATCGGTTAAACTACGTGATCATTTCCCGGGCTAACCAGATCTTGAGTTTGATCGATGGCATTACGTTCAGTACCGATGCTGTCAAAAACAACCTGAAAGGGCAGGCGCAGTTTCTACGGGCCTTTGCTTACTTCGATCTGGTTCGGTTGTTCGGGAAAGTACCGCTGCACCTAGTACCCATCACGGGCCGGGAAGATGCCGCCTTACCGCTTTCGACAACGGATGAGATTTATGCCCAAATCGAGAAAGACGCGCTGGCTGCCAGCACTGCCCTGCCTAACAAAGCGACGCAGGAACAGGGGCGGGCCACATCGGGAGCCGCCAAAACGCTCTTGGCAAACCTCTATCTGACGCAGAAAAAATGGTCCCAGGTTGAAGCCCTGACGAAGGATATCGTAGCCAAAGATGGGTATGCACTGGTGCCTGACTACAACAACGCCTTTTCGTTCACCAGCACGAACAAGAACAATCAGGAGTCGGTGTTCGAGATTCAGTACATGGAAGGTGCCGCCGGGTATAACGGCAACCAGATTTACCGGTTTCTGCCTTCACCCATAAGCGCTGCCGAGATAGCACCTATTACGGGCACGTCGAATCCGCAACCTACGTCTCAGGAAAGTAACAACATTCCGACGCCGGACCTGATTGCGGCCTACGAAGATGGGGATAAACGGAAAGATATTTCCATTGGCTACGTTACGTTAAGCGGAAGTCTGCGGACGGATCAGAAGTATCCGTACATCAAGAAATACGCCCGGACGCACTCGCTGAATCAGAATACGGGTCAGAACTGGCCGGTTTATCGCTACGCCGAAGTGCTGCTGTTTTTAGCCGAATCCCTGAACGAACAGGGAAAAACGGCTGAAGCCGCCACGTACCTGAACCAGGTCCGCAACCGTGCCGGACTGGGCGCTTCGAAGGCAACGTCGCAGGCGGATATGCGCGAAGCGATCTTCAAAGAACGACGCGTCGAATTGGCTTTTGAGAACAAACGCTGGTTCGATCTGACCCGGACGGGTCGGGTGAAAGAGATTATTGGGGCCTACGGTGCGAAGGTTAAGGCAAATCCGGCAGCGTATTACTTCCCGTCGGGTGCGGTTCCGCCACCAAACGCCTTTACCGTGTTGGACGATTATTACGGTCTGCCAGCGGTTGAAGCTGCCCTAACGCCGTATTTCTAG
- a CDS encoding c-type cytochrome, with translation MLRSHRSAKLLLLFSALVLVGTSWVGMQGADSGKIAPENPKLDKLKLLPGFKAEHIYSPSDNKQGSWVSMTFDDKGRMITSDQYGFLYRLELPPIGSGAQQPKIEKLKVGTVQPGDTTVGMGYAQGLLYAFNSLYVMVNNRENKNFGKGSGLYRLQDTNGDDQFETVTLLKALKGEGEHGPHSIKLAPDGKSLYVIAGNHTDVPPIDAYRLPSNWKEDNLFPQIKDPRGHANDRMAPGGWIARVDSEGKRWELMGAGFRNAFDIAFNETGDMFAYDSDMEWDFGLPWYRPTRICHVTSGAEFGWRTGNGKWLPANPDNLPPTLNIGQGSPTNLVYGSTARFPERYRQSLYAFDWSFGIIYSIYLKPKGSTYEAEREEFISGSPLPLTDGMFGPDGALYFLTGGRRLESDLYRVTYTGTESVAPVAKAPVTTKEHQLRTQLEQYHQGPNPAAIAAAWPNLNHPDRFVRYAARIAIEHQPVAQWQARVFTETDPQRITQAAVALARQGDPAQKSQLLNALMKIKYDQLPESQQFDVCRAFELVLLRMGMPEGTDKANVIAYLNPHYPAKTALLNRGISKVLISLDAPGVVNKTLALMDIKDEPGSNNLGLETSTASSDLILRNPQYGLDIASMLAKVPPLQQTFYAVMLSRENAGWTPELRNKYFSWFANAFKFQGGRSYVGFIDRARKLALAQVPKEQFDKYNKLSGADLLTASGNDFVSDYAPKGPGRQWKLESAVAVVDSGLGNRDFATGKKIYSAILCSRCHAMGGQGGDIGPDLTQLGTRFSNKDILEAIINPDKAISDQYASTIFTLKNGQSVLGRQVSDDKTSYSISQNPFAQDQIRKVAKKDVVSKKNSTVSIMLPGLINSLNPDELKDLIAYLKAGGNQANDVYKTTSGGSKGK, from the coding sequence ATGTTACGTTCGCACAGATCGGCTAAACTGCTTCTGCTTTTTTCCGCCCTCGTCCTGGTTGGGACTTCCTGGGTGGGTATGCAGGGGGCAGACTCAGGGAAGATAGCCCCCGAAAATCCTAAACTTGACAAGCTGAAGTTGCTGCCTGGCTTCAAAGCCGAGCATATATACAGCCCCTCAGATAATAAACAGGGCTCCTGGGTGTCTATGACGTTTGATGATAAAGGCCGGATGATCACCTCCGATCAGTATGGTTTCCTGTATCGTCTTGAATTGCCACCCATCGGTTCCGGCGCGCAGCAGCCCAAAATTGAAAAGCTGAAAGTTGGCACCGTTCAGCCCGGCGACACGACCGTGGGTATGGGCTATGCACAGGGCCTGTTGTATGCCTTCAATAGCCTGTATGTCATGGTGAACAACCGGGAGAACAAGAATTTTGGCAAAGGCAGCGGTCTGTACCGGCTTCAGGATACCAACGGCGATGACCAGTTCGAAACCGTGACGCTGTTGAAGGCGCTGAAAGGCGAGGGCGAACACGGCCCGCACAGCATCAAGCTCGCGCCCGATGGCAAATCGTTGTACGTTATTGCGGGTAACCATACCGACGTGCCGCCAATAGATGCGTACCGGCTGCCCTCCAACTGGAAAGAAGATAACCTGTTTCCACAAATAAAAGATCCGCGCGGCCATGCCAACGATCGGATGGCGCCCGGTGGCTGGATTGCCCGTGTTGATTCGGAAGGAAAACGATGGGAACTGATGGGGGCTGGTTTCAGAAATGCATTTGATATTGCCTTCAACGAAACAGGCGACATGTTTGCTTACGATTCCGACATGGAATGGGATTTTGGCTTACCCTGGTATCGACCCACTCGAATTTGCCACGTAACAAGTGGGGCTGAGTTTGGCTGGCGTACGGGTAACGGCAAATGGCTCCCGGCAAATCCGGATAATTTGCCGCCTACGTTGAACATAGGTCAGGGGTCGCCAACAAACCTTGTTTATGGCAGCACGGCCCGGTTTCCGGAACGGTATCGTCAGTCGTTGTATGCCTTCGATTGGAGTTTCGGTATTATCTACTCCATCTACCTGAAACCCAAAGGGTCAACGTACGAAGCGGAACGGGAAGAATTTATTTCGGGATCACCGCTTCCCCTGACCGATGGAATGTTTGGGCCCGATGGCGCGCTGTATTTTCTGACCGGTGGCCGTCGGCTGGAGTCCGATCTATACCGGGTTACGTATACCGGTACGGAATCCGTTGCGCCTGTAGCCAAAGCACCCGTTACCACGAAAGAACACCAGCTCAGAACGCAGCTGGAGCAATATCACCAGGGCCCCAATCCCGCAGCCATCGCTGCCGCGTGGCCCAATCTGAACCACCCCGACCGCTTTGTCCGGTATGCCGCCCGAATTGCCATTGAACACCAGCCCGTGGCCCAATGGCAGGCGCGTGTGTTTACGGAAACGGATCCCCAACGCATCACACAGGCAGCAGTGGCGCTGGCCCGGCAAGGTGATCCGGCTCAGAAAAGCCAGTTACTGAACGCATTGATGAAAATTAAATACGATCAGCTTCCTGAGTCGCAACAATTTGATGTGTGCCGCGCTTTTGAGCTGGTCCTTCTGCGGATGGGTATGCCCGAGGGTACCGATAAGGCGAACGTGATCGCGTATTTGAACCCGCACTATCCAGCCAAGACGGCGCTGCTGAATCGGGGGATTAGTAAAGTCTTGATTTCTCTGGATGCACCTGGCGTGGTCAACAAAACATTGGCCCTGATGGATATAAAGGACGAGCCTGGAAGCAATAATCTTGGTCTCGAAACATCAACGGCCTCATCCGACCTTATCCTGCGAAATCCCCAATACGGGTTGGACATTGCCAGCATGCTGGCTAAAGTACCACCGTTGCAGCAGACGTTCTACGCCGTAATGCTTAGCCGCGAGAACGCGGGCTGGACACCCGAACTTCGGAACAAATACTTCTCCTGGTTTGCCAATGCGTTTAAATTTCAGGGAGGTCGGAGCTATGTTGGTTTCATAGATAGGGCGCGTAAACTGGCGCTGGCACAGGTTCCTAAAGAGCAGTTCGACAAATACAATAAATTATCTGGCGCTGACTTGCTGACGGCATCGGGTAACGATTTTGTCAGTGACTACGCACCCAAGGGTCCTGGTCGCCAGTGGAAACTGGAAAGTGCCGTAGCTGTCGTTGATAGCGGCCTGGGAAATCGGGACTTTGCGACCGGTAAGAAAATTTACTCGGCTATTCTGTGTAGCCGCTGCCACGCGATGGGTGGCCAGGGTGGAGACATTGGTCCCGACCTGACGCAGCTTGGCACCCGGTTCTCGAACAAAGACATACTGGAAGCCATCATCAATCCTGACAAAGCTATTTCGGATCAGTATGCGTCGACCATCTTTACGTTGAAAAACGGTCAGTCCGTACTGGGTCGTCAGGTTAGTGATGATAAGACGAGCTACTCCATTTCTCAAAATCCATTTGCGCAGGATCAGATTCGGAAAGTTGCGAAAAAAGACGTTGTCTCGAAGAAAAATTCAACCGTTTCGATCATGCTGCCGGGTCTGATTAATAGCCTGAATCCTGACGAACTGAAAGACTTGATTGCCTATCTGAAAGCAGGGGGCAATCAGGCGAATGACGTCTACAAAACGACTAGTGGCGGATCGAAAGGTAAATAA
- a CDS encoding 3-keto-disaccharide hydrolase: MLKKIKSNAIQLGLLAVVATASLNTDCVAQKQKDGYVQIFDGKSLKGWDGDPTYWRVENGNLVGEITPTTLLKTNSFIIWRGGEPGDFELKGEFNITADGNSGINYRSDQLTDIPFALRGYQADIDGKNRYTGQNYEERKRTTLAYRGQKTKITPYQGAATPEGVRSNVKNNAWNGLTVVGSLGSSDSLQTLIKGENWNTFHLVVKGNHLQHYINDVLMSDVTDEDTVNGKQKGLLGVQVHVGPPMKVQYRNLMLKQL, encoded by the coding sequence ATGCTAAAAAAGATAAAAAGTAACGCGATCCAGCTGGGGCTATTGGCAGTTGTTGCAACGGCTAGCCTTAACACGGACTGCGTAGCGCAGAAGCAGAAGGATGGTTATGTGCAGATATTCGATGGTAAATCGCTCAAAGGCTGGGACGGTGACCCGACCTACTGGCGCGTCGAGAATGGAAATCTGGTGGGCGAAATCACACCAACGACGCTGCTTAAAACGAATTCATTTATCATCTGGCGCGGGGGCGAACCCGGCGATTTTGAATTAAAAGGTGAGTTTAACATAACCGCCGATGGTAACTCGGGAATCAACTACCGGAGCGATCAGCTTACCGACATTCCATTTGCGCTGCGTGGGTACCAGGCCGACATCGACGGTAAGAACCGGTATACAGGTCAGAATTACGAAGAACGGAAACGGACGACACTGGCTTATCGCGGTCAAAAAACAAAAATAACGCCCTATCAGGGAGCGGCCACGCCCGAAGGCGTCCGGTCAAATGTGAAAAATAATGCCTGGAACGGACTGACCGTGGTAGGCTCATTGGGGAGCTCCGATTCCCTGCAAACGCTCATTAAAGGCGAAAACTGGAACACGTTCCACCTGGTCGTCAAGGGAAATCATTTGCAGCATTACATAAACGATGTGCTGATGAGCGACGTAACGGACGAGGATACGGTCAACGGCAAACAGAAAGGACTGCTGGGCGTACAGGTACACGTTGGGCCACCCATGAAAGTTCAGTATCGAAACCTGATGCTGAAGCAGTTGTAA
- a CDS encoding aldose 1-epimerase family protein encodes MISTNWYNKVGNPAQLGGIETAVLDNGSGRGNRIAWINTGTGLRYKVVIDRGMDIADAFFNQHSLTWLSHSGVTTPEALSDRGIDWLRTFNGGLLTTCGLTHVGGPEQDEFGERGLHGHISNIVAEIESIVQPDPARGKLDMSITGRIRETRVFGPSLELRRTISGTLGQPTIRIHDEVINRANTPAPHMLLYHFNFGWPLVDEGTELIWRGDWQAREGGINSEIFREGYDFRTCPAPLESHTGTGEAVAFIDIVPDHSGLCRAGLHNAQLGLALVMRFRKEQLPWLTNWQHWGKGEYVTGIEPGTHPPIGQAKARKEGSLVFIAPGESRTYDLELELLTDAADINDFVSNYV; translated from the coding sequence TTGATTTCGACAAATTGGTATAACAAAGTAGGAAACCCGGCACAACTCGGTGGCATCGAAACTGCAGTGCTGGACAATGGGTCCGGGCGGGGAAACCGCATAGCCTGGATCAATACCGGAACGGGCCTCCGCTATAAAGTGGTCATTGACCGGGGCATGGATATTGCCGATGCCTTTTTTAATCAACACAGCCTGACCTGGCTGAGCCACTCGGGCGTTACAACCCCCGAAGCGCTGTCGGATCGAGGAATCGACTGGCTACGAACCTTCAACGGCGGCTTGCTAACAACCTGTGGCCTTACGCACGTAGGTGGTCCCGAGCAGGACGAATTTGGTGAACGGGGTCTGCACGGGCACATCAGTAATATCGTTGCCGAAATCGAGTCGATCGTTCAGCCCGATCCGGCCAGGGGAAAGCTGGATATGAGCATTACTGGTCGAATACGGGAAACCCGCGTATTTGGCCCTAGCCTGGAACTGCGACGTACTATTTCTGGAACACTCGGTCAGCCGACGATCCGGATTCATGACGAGGTTATCAACCGGGCCAATACGCCGGCTCCGCACATGCTGCTCTATCACTTCAACTTCGGATGGCCGTTGGTCGATGAAGGAACCGAGCTCATCTGGCGGGGCGACTGGCAGGCGCGTGAAGGGGGAATCAACAGCGAAATCTTTCGGGAAGGTTATGATTTTCGAACCTGTCCTGCTCCGCTTGAGTCCCACACCGGAACAGGCGAAGCCGTCGCGTTTATCGACATCGTTCCCGATCATTCGGGTTTATGCCGGGCCGGTCTGCACAACGCCCAGCTTGGGTTGGCGCTGGTCATGCGCTTCCGGAAAGAGCAATTGCCCTGGCTAACGAACTGGCAGCACTGGGGTAAAGGCGAGTACGTGACGGGCATCGAACCGGGTACGCATCCGCCCATCGGTCAGGCCAAAGCCCGCAAAGAAGGATCATTGGTGTTTATAGCGCCGGGCGAAAGCCGAACCTACGACCTGGAACTTGAGCTGCTGACCGATGCCGCCGATATCAATGACTTTGTAAGCAATTACGTTTAG